One segment of Mastomys coucha isolate ucsf_1 unplaced genomic scaffold, UCSF_Mcou_1 pScaffold23, whole genome shotgun sequence DNA contains the following:
- the LOC116072626 gene encoding olfactory receptor 143-like isoform X1 → MPHNSQMTMENDSSVSEFILMGLTDQPELQLPLFVLFLVNYTATVMGNLSLMNLICLNSNLHTPMYFFIFNLSFIDFCYSMVFTPKMLMSFVLKKNTISFRGCMTQLFFFLFFVNSESYVLTAMAYDRYVAICQPLLYKVVMSPSICCLLIFCTYLMGFVSALFHTGFMIRLNFCDSNIINHYMCDIFPLLRLSCSSTYVNELVSSAVVGTAIILCCLIILISYGMILYNIIHMSSGKGWSKALGTCGSHIITVSLFYVTGMLAYVKPSSAQTVGQGKFFSVFYTFLVPMLNPLIYSLRNKDVKLAVKKTWKRLQY, encoded by the coding sequence ATGCCACACAATTCACAAATGACTATGGAAAATGATTCTTCTGTGTCTGAGTTTATTCTCATGGGACTGACAGACCAACCTGAGCTCCAGCTGCCCTTATTTGTTCTGTTCTTGGTGAACTACACGGCCACTGTGATGGGCAACTTGAGCTTAATGAATCTCATTTGCCTAAACTCAAACCTTCACACCCCCATGTACTTTTTCATCTTCAATCTGTCCTTCATTGATTTCTGTTATTCAATGGTCTTTACCCCCAAAATGCTGatgagttttgttttaaagaagaacACCATCTCCTTCAGAGGATGCATGACTCagctgtttttcttcctattttttgtGAACTCTGAGAGTTATGTGCTGACAGCTATGGCCTATgatcgctatgtggccatctgtcaGCCACTGCTCTACAAAGTTGTTATGTCACCTAGCATCTGTTGTCTATTGATATTTTGTACTTATTTGATGGGGTTTGTTAGTGCCTTGTTCCACACAGGTTTTATGATAAGGCTCAACTTTTGTGATTCTAACATCATCAACCACTACATGTGTGATATCTTCCCTCTCCTTCGGCTCTCCTGCAGTAGTACCTATGTGAATGAGCTTGTGAGCTCTGCTGTGGTGGGTACAGCTATTATCTTATGTTGCCTCATTATCTTAATCTCTTATGGTATGATCCTTTACAATATCATTCATATGTCATCAGGTAAGGGTTGGTCGAAAGCCTTGGGCACTTGTGGTTCTCATATCATTACTGTTAGTCTGTTCTATGTAACTGGGATGCTTGCTTATGTCAAACCATCATCTGCTCAGACTGTGGGTCAGGGAAaatttttctcagtattttaCACATTTTTGGTGCCCATGCTGAATCCTCTTATTTACAGCCTCAGAAACAAGGATGTCAAACTTGCTGTGAAAAAAACCTGGAAGAGACTGCAATATTAA
- the LOC116072626 gene encoding olfactory receptor 143-like isoform X2 — MPHNSQMTMENDSSVSEFILMGLTDQPELQLPLFVLFLVNYTATVMGNLSLMNLICLNSNLHTPMYFFIFNLSFIDFCYSMVFTPKMLMSFVLKKNTISFRGCMTQLFFFLFFVNSESYVLTAMAYDRYVAICQPLLYKVVMSPSICCLLIFCTYLMGFVSALFHTGFMIRLNFCDSNIINHYMCDIFPLLRLSCSSTYVNELVSSAVVGTAIILCCLIILISYGMILYNIIHMSSGKGWSKALGTCGSHIITVSLFYVTGMLAYVKPSSAQTVGQGKFFSVFYTFLVPMLNPLIYSLRNKDVKLAVKKTWKRLSVT; from the coding sequence ATGCCACACAATTCACAAATGACTATGGAAAATGATTCTTCTGTGTCTGAGTTTATTCTCATGGGACTGACAGACCAACCTGAGCTCCAGCTGCCCTTATTTGTTCTGTTCTTGGTGAACTACACGGCCACTGTGATGGGCAACTTGAGCTTAATGAATCTCATTTGCCTAAACTCAAACCTTCACACCCCCATGTACTTTTTCATCTTCAATCTGTCCTTCATTGATTTCTGTTATTCAATGGTCTTTACCCCCAAAATGCTGatgagttttgttttaaagaagaacACCATCTCCTTCAGAGGATGCATGACTCagctgtttttcttcctattttttgtGAACTCTGAGAGTTATGTGCTGACAGCTATGGCCTATgatcgctatgtggccatctgtcaGCCACTGCTCTACAAAGTTGTTATGTCACCTAGCATCTGTTGTCTATTGATATTTTGTACTTATTTGATGGGGTTTGTTAGTGCCTTGTTCCACACAGGTTTTATGATAAGGCTCAACTTTTGTGATTCTAACATCATCAACCACTACATGTGTGATATCTTCCCTCTCCTTCGGCTCTCCTGCAGTAGTACCTATGTGAATGAGCTTGTGAGCTCTGCTGTGGTGGGTACAGCTATTATCTTATGTTGCCTCATTATCTTAATCTCTTATGGTATGATCCTTTACAATATCATTCATATGTCATCAGGTAAGGGTTGGTCGAAAGCCTTGGGCACTTGTGGTTCTCATATCATTACTGTTAGTCTGTTCTATGTAACTGGGATGCTTGCTTATGTCAAACCATCATCTGCTCAGACTGTGGGTCAGGGAAaatttttctcagtattttaCACATTTTTGGTGCCCATGCTGAATCCTCTTATTTACAGCCTCAGAAACAAGGATGTCAAACTTGCTGTGAAAAAAACCTGGAAGAGACT